A window from Montipora capricornis isolate CH-2021 chromosome 7, ASM3666992v2, whole genome shotgun sequence encodes these proteins:
- the LOC138056890 gene encoding uncharacterized protein encodes MGFALRANFIVVVWLLSSFRFSSPQLFKIDRIFAKDYFTIPEPKCSESPDYCASYFAVKDSAVPCRCYCAGQRGTFAFYKQSWKCLENNLTRSYYGCTQPTSFLGEFSGRPLQYLRSDSPQLSLSLQLTRRCNIVLAASSFIDCHEKKAITLPRSAITLGTNRSTYGLQFDLPDQNPIGGRIVNLTIRCAWNGSADEERCLLFKMEGTTYCNVTGPPRIRATGKSTSKNGYSDIKVTDPYGNLSTAPSTTSITRTIQKFSSSIIALIVGINGCLVVVVIIFGLCIYKRTRSQGHLTITRQTNTSRQPNTRRLHSDNVTHGYNYMGRYISSPYAISDVCLDPPRSLQRPAYDIIDELKAKNATNLYNYTSPEVHQDHVPMSVDQRVYNLVEALNIATLSSTYSYSSSEGRQGHSPVSIDQRVYGLVEELYAPARSGP; translated from the exons ATGGGTTTTGCTCTGCGTGCAAATTTTATTGTTGTGGTTTGGTTGCTTTCAAGCTTTCGATTCAGTTCGCCACAACTGTTTAAAATTGATCGGATCTTTGCCAAGGATTATTTCACCATCCCGGAGCCAAAATGTTCCGAAAGCCCCGACTATTGCGCCTCATATTTCGCGGTCAAGGATTCAGCCGTTCCTTGTCGTTGTTACTGCGCAGGTCAACGCGGCACGTTTGCTTTTTACAAACAGTCTTggaaatgccttgaaaataatCTCACAAGAAGCTATTACG GCTGTACTCAGCCGACATCATTCCTAGGTGAATTCTCAGGACGACCGCTCCAGTACCTGAGAAGCGATTCACCGCAACTCAGTCTTTCTTTACAGTTGACGAGAAGATGTAACATCGTCTTGGCGGCTTCATCGTTCATAGATTGTCATGAAAAGAAAGCTATCACACTACCACGAAGCGCGATCACTCTTGGAACAAACCGCAGTACCTATGGACTACAG TTTGATTTACCAGATCAAAATCCAATTGGAGGTCGCATCGTCAACCTGACCATCCGATGTGCCTGGAATGGTTCAGCAGACGAAGAGCGCTGTCTGCTGTTCAAGATGGAAGGAACAACCTATT GCAATGTCACGGGACCACCTAGGATCCGAGCTACAGGAAAATCTACATCAAAGAATGGATATTCAGACATAAAAGTAACAGACCCGTATGGAAACTTATCCACCGCACCGTCGACAACTTCAATCACTAGG ACTATTCAGAAGTTTTCCTCTTCCATCATTGCTCTAATTGTGGGAATCAATGGCtgccttgttgttgttgtaataaTCTTTGGACTTTGCATCTACAAGAGAACAAG AAGCCAAGGTCATTTAACTATTACGCGCCAAACAAATACGAGTCGCCAGCCAAACACTAGACGTTTACATTCGGATAACGTTACCCATGGATACAATTATATGG GAAGGTATATTTCATCACCTTATGCCATCAGTGACGTCTGTCTTGACCCTCCAAGAAGCCTTCAGCGTCCAGCGTACGACATCATAGATGAGTTAAAAGCAAAGAATGCGACAAACCTCTACAATTACACTTCCCCTGAGGTACACCAGGATCACGTGCCTATGAGCGTGGACCAGCGAGTGTATAACCTCGTCGAGGCTCTTAATATAGCTACTTTGTCCAGCACGTACAGTTATAGCTCCTCTGAAGGAAGACAGGGTCATTCTCCCGTCAGTATTGACCAGCGTGTGTATGGTCTAGTTGAGGAACTCTATGCACCTGCTAGATCAGGTCCTTAA